From Polynucleobacter sp. MWH-Braz-FAM2G, a single genomic window includes:
- a CDS encoding GGDEF domain-containing phosphodiesterase produces MNFLKTLFQSPDFKSLRTLQVLIWSVLYAYIAGYILRNFAGESGASLIWVPAGIGLALLLNFGISYWPYIFIAAVAGEMLGGFGLFTALMLALGSTVSCILSAYLLSKVFPFNRNLSSLLDIASLVLVSTILGLSSGLIDATIIYQSGRAEPGQFQTVFYTWFIGDFFGAAFFTPVLLVWRRFPKDWLKTPKLYEVITFFGLVFLFGQGVLFGWLNTQFEALNFENRGYLILPILLIAALRYGRHGAMLVLALTVIQSILGAYDGHGFFNHSMMNDPAPISIWVFLSLIGFLSLMISLLIENNQAKNLDLVKAEGRFKEIVERIPVSMAILDVDKRSMGLVNDAYTHLTGYTASDLQKSDDWWSLAYPNVAYRQEIERIWDERVHEARHLHTPMVPVESWIVCKNGEKKYISWGSVSAGDKFAIYGIDLTDRKKNEDLLKITSSVYQAIGEAVFITNPQNEIVLVNDVFTGLTGYSKNQIAGLNLQSLLVKADNASTYSDLLPALDSVGHWEGQVGIKCSDGTNYLGFLSLFSALDDRGNIRQRVGLISQVSDQKKYREIITRQANYDALTGLPNRRLFLDRVDESIKRADRSKNNFALLFVDLDRFKDINDTSGHDVGDEILRKVSERFKAELRESDTVARIGGDEFTIILNDLEHPRNLDKVLMGITDRLAEPIEIDGKVFHITASLGIAFYPQDATSTKGLLMKADQAMYAVKTQGRNGFHYFTQSLQEVADQKMRVISELRNALKNNQFYLHYQPIVDLASGKILHAEALLRWKKENGQLSLPVNFIEVAEDSGLIIEIGDWVFKQVCQFLQDLPSNSKDISIGINVSGSQFNSNKHSALDWIDYLQERGLSSSQIILEVTEHTMMNQNARVAQKIALLHKAGFKFAIDDFGTGYSSLSALRNFNFNYLKIDFSFTRQITHSKSDEALVRAMVTMGSGLGLHTIAEGVETEEQRQALLNVGCILGQGYLFSRPVPEEDFMKLLEISSS; encoded by the coding sequence ATGAATTTCCTCAAAACACTCTTTCAATCCCCTGATTTCAAATCTTTAAGAACATTGCAAGTTCTAATTTGGTCAGTTTTATATGCCTATATTGCAGGCTATATTCTCCGAAATTTTGCTGGTGAATCTGGTGCAAGTCTGATTTGGGTTCCTGCTGGTATTGGTCTAGCGTTGCTTCTGAATTTTGGTATTTCTTATTGGCCTTATATTTTTATCGCCGCAGTGGCGGGGGAAATGCTTGGCGGTTTTGGTTTGTTTACCGCCCTGATGTTGGCGTTGGGGAGTACCGTAAGTTGTATTCTTTCCGCCTATTTACTCTCGAAGGTATTCCCATTTAATCGCAATTTATCCTCTTTGTTAGATATTGCGTCTCTAGTATTGGTTTCCACCATCTTGGGTTTGTCGAGCGGTTTAATTGATGCGACCATTATTTATCAATCAGGGCGCGCTGAGCCTGGACAGTTTCAAACCGTCTTTTACACCTGGTTTATAGGTGATTTTTTTGGGGCTGCATTTTTTACCCCCGTTCTTTTGGTATGGAGAAGGTTTCCAAAAGATTGGCTTAAGACGCCAAAGCTATATGAAGTCATCACGTTCTTTGGTTTGGTGTTTTTGTTTGGGCAGGGCGTTCTTTTTGGTTGGCTAAATACTCAATTTGAAGCTTTGAACTTTGAAAATCGAGGGTATTTAATTCTCCCCATATTGTTGATTGCTGCTTTGCGATATGGACGTCATGGAGCCATGTTGGTATTGGCCTTGACAGTCATTCAGTCCATCTTAGGCGCTTATGATGGTCATGGCTTTTTCAATCACAGCATGATGAATGACCCAGCCCCAATCAGCATTTGGGTATTTTTGAGTTTGATAGGCTTTTTAAGTCTAATGATTAGTTTGCTGATTGAAAATAATCAGGCTAAAAATCTAGATTTAGTAAAGGCTGAAGGACGATTTAAAGAAATTGTTGAGCGCATTCCAGTATCCATGGCAATTTTGGATGTGGATAAGCGATCAATGGGTTTAGTTAATGATGCATATACGCATTTAACCGGCTATACCGCTAGTGATTTACAGAAAAGTGATGATTGGTGGAGTCTCGCTTATCCCAATGTGGCATATCGACAAGAAATTGAGCGCATATGGGACGAGCGCGTTCATGAGGCAAGGCATTTGCACACTCCCATGGTTCCTGTTGAATCCTGGATTGTTTGCAAAAATGGAGAAAAAAAATATATTAGCTGGGGCTCAGTAAGTGCAGGGGATAAGTTTGCAATTTACGGAATTGATTTAACCGATAGAAAGAAAAACGAAGACCTATTAAAAATTACTTCTTCTGTTTATCAGGCCATTGGAGAGGCGGTTTTCATCACCAATCCCCAGAATGAAATAGTGCTTGTGAATGACGTTTTTACAGGTTTAACTGGCTATAGTAAAAATCAAATAGCCGGCCTTAATTTACAGTCCTTACTTGTAAAGGCTGATAATGCCAGCACCTATTCTGATTTATTACCCGCATTAGACTCTGTGGGTCATTGGGAGGGGCAGGTCGGCATTAAATGTAGTGATGGTACGAATTACTTAGGCTTCTTATCGCTATTTTCTGCATTGGATGACAGGGGAAATATTCGCCAACGAGTTGGCCTTATTTCTCAAGTGTCGGATCAGAAAAAATATCGCGAAATCATTACGCGTCAAGCCAATTACGATGCTCTTACGGGACTTCCAAACCGACGTTTATTTTTAGACCGAGTAGATGAGTCTATTAAGCGTGCAGATCGCAGTAAAAATAATTTTGCCTTACTCTTCGTTGATCTTGATCGGTTTAAAGATATTAATGACACCTCAGGTCACGATGTTGGAGACGAAATTTTAAGAAAGGTATCAGAACGCTTTAAAGCGGAATTAAGAGAATCGGATACTGTGGCACGTATTGGTGGAGATGAGTTCACCATTATTTTGAATGATCTTGAGCATCCTAGGAACTTAGATAAAGTCCTTATGGGTATTACTGATCGACTGGCTGAACCCATTGAAATAGATGGTAAGGTTTTCCACATCACTGCTTCTCTAGGCATTGCCTTCTATCCGCAAGATGCAACGAGCACTAAAGGCCTGTTAATGAAGGCTGACCAGGCCATGTATGCCGTGAAGACGCAGGGAAGAAATGGGTTTCATTACTTCACTCAATCCTTGCAAGAAGTTGCCGATCAAAAAATGCGAGTGATTTCTGAGCTTAGAAATGCTCTCAAAAATAATCAGTTCTACTTGCATTACCAACCGATCGTAGATTTAGCCTCAGGAAAAATTTTGCACGCCGAGGCGTTATTGCGTTGGAAGAAAGAAAACGGTCAATTGAGTTTGCCTGTGAACTTTATAGAAGTTGCAGAAGACTCGGGTCTAATTATTGAGATTGGTGATTGGGTATTTAAACAGGTCTGTCAATTTTTGCAGGACTTGCCAAGTAATAGCAAGGACATCAGTATTGGCATTAACGTTTCTGGCAGTCAATTCAACTCGAATAAACATTCCGCGCTCGATTGGATTGATTACCTGCAAGAGCGAGGTTTATCTAGCAGTCAGATTATTCTTGAAGTGACTGAGCATACGATGATGAATCAGAACGCTCGTGTGGCTCAGAAGATTGCCCTGTTGCATAAGGCGGGCTTTAAGTTCGCTATTGATGACTTTGGAACAGGTTATTCCTCGCTCTCAGCATTGAGAAACTTCAATTTCAATTATTTGAAGATCGATTTCTCCTTTACTCGGCAAATTACACACAGCAAGTCCGATGAAGCCTTGGTACGGGCTATGGTCACCATGGGTTCTGGTCTTGGCTTGCACACCATTGCTGAGGGTGTTGAAACTGAAGAGCAGCGTCAAGCATTGTTGAATGTTGGATGCATCTTAGGGCAGGGATATTTGTTTAGCCGTCCAGTTCCTGAGGAAGACTTTATGAAGCTGTTGGAGATTTCTAGTAGTTAA
- the nadA gene encoding quinolinate synthase NadA — MIETSSTPIQFDYPQQDSTGLTCTAQAWAKTPQPLSALERPQVIEKIKTLLREKDAALVAHYYVDADIQDLALETGGCVADSLEMARFGKNHPAKNLIVAGVRFMGETAKILSPEKRVFMPDLDATCSLDLGCNATDFATFRAAHPDRVVVVYANTSAAVKAQADWMVTSSCALAIVHQLKLENKKILWAPDRHLGRYIQEQTGADMLLWNGACIVHDEFKAIELEMLKAQHPNAMILVHPESPQAVVDLADVVGSTSAMIKAVVDGNATEYIVATDNGILHRMRQLAPNKKLIEAPTAGNSATCKSCAHCPWMAMNGLVGIVNCLENHVGEVFVEEPIRSQALVCIDRMLDFTKNHPDLLAKAQHGFVKNIGSA, encoded by the coding sequence ATGATCGAAACGTCCTCTACCCCTATTCAATTTGATTACCCTCAGCAAGACTCGACTGGTCTGACATGCACGGCTCAAGCTTGGGCTAAAACTCCGCAGCCACTCTCAGCCCTTGAGAGACCTCAAGTCATAGAGAAAATCAAAACCCTTTTACGTGAAAAAGATGCCGCATTAGTCGCGCACTACTATGTAGATGCGGATATTCAAGACCTAGCACTAGAAACTGGCGGTTGCGTTGCCGATTCTCTAGAAATGGCCCGCTTTGGGAAAAACCATCCTGCAAAAAACCTCATTGTTGCTGGCGTCCGTTTTATGGGCGAGACAGCAAAGATACTCAGCCCTGAAAAACGGGTGTTTATGCCTGACTTGGATGCAACTTGTTCTTTGGACTTAGGCTGCAATGCTACAGACTTTGCTACTTTTCGAGCCGCGCATCCTGATCGAGTGGTAGTTGTCTATGCCAACACCAGTGCAGCCGTAAAAGCACAAGCGGATTGGATGGTAACCAGCTCCTGTGCTTTAGCAATTGTTCACCAGCTCAAATTAGAAAATAAGAAAATCTTATGGGCCCCTGATCGCCACTTAGGGCGTTACATACAGGAACAAACTGGCGCCGATATGTTGCTTTGGAATGGGGCATGTATTGTCCATGACGAATTCAAGGCAATAGAGCTAGAGATGTTAAAGGCGCAGCATCCAAATGCCATGATCTTGGTCCATCCTGAGTCACCACAAGCTGTTGTCGACCTTGCTGATGTAGTTGGCTCTACTTCCGCCATGATTAAGGCTGTAGTTGATGGTAATGCCACTGAATATATTGTGGCAACTGATAACGGCATTCTGCATCGCATGCGCCAACTTGCCCCAAATAAAAAATTAATTGAAGCCCCGACCGCAGGCAATAGTGCGACTTGCAAAAGTTGTGCTCATTGCCCTTGGATGGCCATGAATGGTCTCGTCGGCATTGTCAATTGCCTAGAGAATCATGTTGGCGAAGTCTTTGTTGAAGAACCTATCCGCTCACAAGCATTGGTCTGTATTGACCGCATGTTGGACTTTACAAAAAACCACCCTGACCTGCTTGCTAAAGCACAGCATGGCTTTGTCAAAAATATTGGCTCAGCCTAA
- the nadC gene encoding carboxylating nicotinate-nucleotide diphosphorylase codes for MFEFNETLEQARQRNIHDALLEDIGTGDWTAMLVPKRNVKAQLIIRQAAVLCGVDWFEGTLKKLDPQAKISWYYMEGDFMKPDTTVCDIQADSQALLSAERTCINFLQTLSWTATITRQYVDAIAGASPNANGCAVLDTRKTLPGLRQAQKYAVRVGSGQNQRLALWHGILIKENHIAAAGSVSAALKNAEALNAGVDIQIEVENFAELEEALAAGAKSVLIDNFTTEQMKQAVAFTAGRALLEASGGINLDQMRAIAATGVDRISLGKLTKDVNAVDFSMRVLG; via the coding sequence ATGTTTGAATTCAACGAAACCTTAGAACAAGCTCGTCAACGCAATATTCACGACGCACTATTAGAAGATATTGGCACTGGTGATTGGACTGCTATGCTGGTGCCTAAACGAAACGTAAAGGCGCAACTCATTATTCGTCAAGCAGCGGTCTTATGCGGGGTTGACTGGTTCGAAGGCACCCTTAAAAAACTAGATCCTCAAGCGAAGATAAGCTGGTACTACATGGAGGGCGATTTCATGAAACCCGATACCACCGTCTGTGATATTCAGGCTGACTCCCAGGCTCTTCTATCAGCAGAACGCACTTGCATTAATTTTTTACAAACACTCTCTTGGACAGCCACGATTACCCGTCAATATGTAGATGCCATAGCGGGTGCCAGCCCAAATGCTAATGGATGCGCTGTATTAGATACCCGCAAGACACTCCCAGGTTTGAGACAAGCCCAGAAATATGCCGTGCGAGTAGGATCCGGCCAAAATCAACGCTTAGCTCTATGGCATGGAATCCTGATTAAGGAAAATCACATCGCTGCAGCAGGAAGTGTATCGGCCGCGTTAAAAAATGCCGAGGCTTTAAACGCTGGGGTTGATATTCAGATCGAAGTAGAAAATTTCGCCGAATTAGAAGAAGCTTTAGCGGCAGGCGCCAAAAGCGTTCTGATTGATAACTTCACTACCGAACAAATGAAGCAAGCTGTAGCATTTACAGCAGGTCGCGCTCTATTGGAAGCGTCTGGAGGCATCAATCTAGATCAAATGCGTGCCATTGCCGCGACCGGAGTAGATCGAATTTCGCTCGGTAAATTAACTAAAGATGTGAACGCCGTAGATTTCTCAATGAGAGTTCTGGGATAA
- the nadB gene encoding L-aspartate oxidase → MASSIPTSAQAKADLPVLIIGAGLAGLTVALHMAETQPVILMAKRGLAEAATAWAQGGIVGVVDKERDSIDSHVTDTLEAGAGLVVESTARYIAEESAEAIRWLVEQGVPFTEDESGPMGLHLTREGGHSHRRIAHAADATGKAIHEVLLDKARSHKNIQILEHWIALDLITNRHLDAKVQRGKPNRCYGVYALDIKKNKVETIQAKSVVLATGGVGKVYRYTSNPDTATGDGIAMAWRAGCRVGNMEFIQFHPTCLYHPSDRTFLITEAMRGEGGLLKLPDGTRFMPEHDDRNELAPRDIVARAIDFEMKKHGLDYVHLDATHLGEAFIKEHFPMIYARCLSLGLDITKKAIPVVPAAHYSCGGVVTDLKGRTDLPGLYAVGEATYTGLHGANRLASNSLLECVVIGKAAAEDISSLKSPAIPPLPLWDESQVEDADEQVVIAHNWDELRSLMWNYVGIVRTNRRLERALHRIKLLRYEVQEYYANFKVTRDLIELRNLLECAELIVRSALMRRESRGLHYSRDYPGTWAVSYPTILTPQAEGVDSPQEA, encoded by the coding sequence ATGGCTAGCTCAATACCTACATCAGCACAAGCAAAAGCGGATTTGCCCGTTCTCATTATTGGGGCTGGCTTAGCGGGCTTAACGGTCGCTTTGCATATGGCTGAGACTCAGCCTGTGATCTTGATGGCCAAGCGCGGTTTAGCTGAAGCTGCTACTGCTTGGGCTCAGGGTGGCATTGTCGGTGTTGTGGATAAAGAACGCGACAGTATCGACTCTCATGTTACCGATACCTTGGAGGCTGGCGCTGGTCTTGTAGTTGAGTCGACTGCCCGCTACATAGCAGAGGAAAGTGCGGAAGCAATCCGTTGGTTAGTGGAGCAGGGAGTCCCTTTTACCGAGGATGAATCTGGTCCGATGGGTTTGCACCTTACTCGTGAAGGTGGCCATAGTCATCGCCGTATTGCGCATGCCGCAGATGCTACTGGCAAAGCAATTCATGAAGTATTGCTAGACAAAGCGAGATCGCACAAGAATATTCAAATCTTAGAACATTGGATTGCGCTTGATCTCATCACTAATCGTCATTTGGATGCTAAGGTGCAACGTGGCAAGCCTAATCGTTGCTATGGTGTGTATGCCTTAGATATTAAAAAGAATAAGGTTGAAACTATCCAGGCGAAGTCAGTTGTATTGGCAACTGGTGGCGTGGGTAAAGTCTATCGCTACACTAGCAATCCTGATACCGCTACTGGAGATGGTATTGCCATGGCTTGGCGTGCAGGATGTCGCGTTGGCAATATGGAATTTATTCAGTTTCATCCGACCTGTTTGTATCACCCCAGTGATCGTACTTTCTTAATCACAGAAGCAATGCGAGGAGAGGGTGGGCTATTAAAGTTGCCTGATGGCACACGCTTTATGCCAGAGCATGATGATCGCAATGAATTAGCGCCGCGCGATATTGTCGCCCGAGCAATCGACTTTGAGATGAAAAAACATGGTTTAGATTATGTTCACTTAGATGCCACTCACCTTGGTGAGGCATTTATTAAAGAGCACTTTCCCATGATCTATGCTCGCTGCCTTAGTTTGGGATTGGATATAACGAAGAAGGCTATTCCAGTGGTCCCAGCTGCGCATTACAGCTGTGGTGGAGTGGTAACCGACTTGAAGGGACGCACTGATTTGCCTGGTCTCTACGCAGTGGGAGAGGCTACATATACAGGCTTGCACGGCGCTAATCGATTGGCCAGTAACTCATTGTTAGAGTGTGTGGTGATTGGAAAAGCGGCGGCTGAAGATATATCCTCGCTCAAATCTCCTGCGATTCCGCCACTACCTTTATGGGATGAAAGTCAGGTTGAGGATGCGGATGAGCAAGTTGTCATTGCACACAACTGGGATGAGTTGCGCTCATTGATGTGGAACTATGTTGGTATCGTGCGAACCAATCGTAGACTGGAACGTGCATTGCACCGAATTAAACTACTGCGCTACGAAGTTCAAGAGTATTACGCGAATTTTAAGGTGACCCGGGATCTGATTGAATTAAGAAATCTCTTGGAGTGCGCGGAACTTATTGTGCGCTCAGCATTAATGCGTCGAGAGAGTAGGGGACTGCATTACAGCCGTGACTATCCCGGTACCTGGGCTGTTTCCTATCCGACTATTTTGACGCCACAAGCAGAAGGCGTAGACAGCCCTCAAGAAGCTTAG
- the fdhF gene encoding formate dehydrogenase subunit alpha: MNAPTNPKELELQTVEFKLDGKTIISYEGETILKAAKRHGIDIPHLCFKDGYRPDGNCRACVVEINGERTLAPSCCRSATAGMEVKANSERALKSQKLVLEMLLSDMPDEGFKWVGDSKEEEQKNQHGELSTWASRMDVTVRPELKALRRESVSSDISHPAMAVNLDACIQCNRCVRACREEQVNDVIGYAMRGAHSEIVFDLNDPMGDSTCVACGECVQACPTGALMPKGLIGSQTVDRKVDSVCPFCGVGCQITYNVKDEKIVSVEGRDGPANHNRLCVKGRFGMDYIHNPQRLTKPLIRKPGVPKDESMLEGKQDWSHIFREATWEEALDLAGGGLKKLKDQYGLKVLAGFGSAKGSNEEAYLFQKLVRTGFGSNNVDHCTRLCHASSVAALLEGVGSGAVSNQVNDVEHSSLIMLIGSNPTANHPVAATWFKNAAKRGAKIVLCDPRKTEISKHAWRTMQFKPDTDVAMLNAMIYTIIEEGLADKDFIQNRANNFEALKENIKGYSPEAMAPICGIPAETLREVAREFATTKSAMILWGMGVSQHVHGTDNARCLIALVSITGQIGKPGSGLHPLRGQNNVQGASDAGLIPMMFPNYQRVDNPEAHAWFEKFWDTLLDKKPGYTVVEIMHKITAPDSDPDKIRGMYVEGENPAMSDPDLNHARHALASLEHLVVQDIFMTETALLADVVLPASAWPEKVGTASNTDRMVQLGKKAIEPPGDAKADLWIIQEIAKRMGLNWNYQGPDAGVAEVYDEMRQAMHGAIKGITWERLEKESSVTYPCLSLEDPGRPIVFDDQFATPDGKVKLVPADIIPANERPDSEYPFVLITGRQLEHWHTGSMTRRATVLDAIEPMATVSMNGEDMTQLGVSAGDVITVQSRRGEVGIHVRRDDGTPKGVIFIPFAYYEAAANLITNPALDPFGKIPEFKYCAVKLSKGGQAAAVIGYGTNAPNGPKVMANN, from the coding sequence ATGAACGCACCAACCAATCCAAAAGAACTTGAGCTACAAACCGTCGAGTTCAAGCTTGATGGCAAAACGATTATTTCCTATGAAGGTGAAACGATTCTCAAGGCTGCAAAACGCCATGGTATTGATATTCCGCACCTCTGTTTTAAAGATGGCTATCGCCCCGATGGAAACTGCCGAGCATGTGTAGTAGAAATTAATGGTGAGCGTACTTTGGCGCCTAGTTGCTGCAGAAGTGCTACAGCTGGAATGGAAGTAAAAGCAAATAGCGAGCGTGCTCTCAAGAGTCAAAAGCTTGTGCTTGAGATGTTACTTTCAGATATGCCGGATGAAGGTTTTAAGTGGGTTGGCGATAGCAAAGAAGAAGAGCAGAAGAATCAGCATGGCGAACTCAGCACTTGGGCTAGCCGCATGGATGTTACTGTGCGTCCTGAGCTCAAAGCCTTGCGTAGAGAATCGGTATCTAGTGATATTTCTCATCCAGCCATGGCTGTCAATTTAGACGCTTGTATTCAGTGCAATCGTTGTGTTCGCGCTTGCCGCGAAGAGCAGGTGAATGATGTCATTGGCTACGCTATGCGCGGAGCTCATAGCGAAATCGTTTTTGATTTAAATGATCCTATGGGAGATAGCACTTGCGTCGCATGTGGCGAATGCGTACAAGCGTGCCCAACAGGCGCTCTGATGCCTAAGGGTTTAATTGGATCGCAAACGGTTGATCGTAAAGTGGATTCAGTTTGTCCGTTCTGTGGTGTTGGCTGTCAGATAACTTACAACGTTAAAGACGAGAAGATTGTGAGTGTTGAGGGGCGTGATGGCCCAGCAAATCACAATCGTCTGTGCGTTAAGGGGCGCTTTGGTATGGATTACATCCATAACCCTCAACGCCTCACTAAACCGCTGATCCGTAAACCTGGCGTACCAAAAGATGAATCCATGCTTGAAGGCAAGCAAGACTGGTCTCATATTTTCCGTGAGGCAACTTGGGAAGAGGCCTTGGATCTCGCTGGTGGCGGACTCAAGAAATTAAAAGACCAATACGGCTTAAAGGTATTAGCAGGTTTTGGTTCTGCAAAAGGCAGCAATGAAGAGGCTTATTTATTTCAAAAGCTGGTGCGCACTGGCTTTGGTAGCAATAACGTAGACCACTGCACTCGTCTTTGTCACGCATCTTCTGTTGCCGCATTATTGGAGGGGGTAGGCTCTGGTGCTGTGAGTAATCAAGTGAATGATGTTGAGCATTCTAGTTTGATCATGTTGATTGGATCAAACCCGACTGCAAACCATCCTGTAGCCGCTACTTGGTTTAAGAATGCCGCCAAGCGTGGCGCGAAGATTGTTTTATGTGATCCTCGCAAAACGGAAATTAGTAAACATGCATGGCGCACAATGCAATTTAAGCCTGACACAGACGTGGCAATGCTTAATGCCATGATTTACACCATCATTGAAGAAGGTTTGGCCGATAAAGATTTTATTCAGAATCGTGCCAATAACTTTGAAGCTTTAAAAGAAAATATTAAGGGGTATAGCCCTGAAGCAATGGCGCCTATTTGTGGCATACCTGCAGAAACATTGCGTGAAGTAGCTCGCGAATTTGCTACCACTAAGTCGGCTATGATTTTGTGGGGCATGGGTGTGAGTCAGCATGTCCATGGAACTGATAATGCGCGTTGCCTCATTGCCTTAGTCAGCATTACCGGACAAATTGGCAAACCTGGTTCAGGATTGCATCCTTTGCGCGGTCAAAATAACGTGCAGGGCGCGAGTGATGCCGGTTTGATTCCAATGATGTTCCCAAATTACCAACGTGTTGATAATCCTGAAGCCCATGCTTGGTTTGAAAAATTCTGGGATACACTGCTAGATAAAAAACCTGGATATACCGTAGTTGAGATCATGCACAAGATCACTGCTCCAGATAGTGATCCTGACAAGATCCGCGGCATGTATGTTGAGGGTGAAAATCCAGCAATGAGCGATCCTGATTTGAATCATGCTCGTCACGCTTTAGCTTCTTTGGAGCATTTGGTAGTTCAGGACATCTTCATGACTGAAACTGCTTTACTTGCAGATGTGGTTTTGCCAGCCAGCGCTTGGCCAGAGAAAGTGGGAACAGCAAGCAATACCGATCGTATGGTGCAATTGGGCAAGAAGGCGATTGAGCCTCCAGGCGATGCAAAAGCAGACTTGTGGATCATTCAAGAGATTGCTAAACGCATGGGTCTGAACTGGAACTATCAGGGTCCAGATGCTGGTGTTGCAGAGGTTTACGATGAGATGCGTCAAGCTATGCATGGTGCGATTAAAGGAATTACTTGGGAGCGCCTTGAAAAAGAATCTAGCGTGACATACCCATGCCTATCACTGGAAGATCCTGGTCGTCCAATTGTCTTTGATGATCAGTTTGCTACTCCCGATGGAAAAGTAAAGCTCGTACCTGCTGATATCATCCCCGCAAATGAGCGTCCAGATTCTGAGTACCCATTTGTGCTTATTACTGGTCGTCAGTTAGAACATTGGCATACAGGCAGTATGACTCGGAGAGCAACTGTGCTTGATGCAATTGAGCCCATGGCAACCGTTTCTATGAATGGCGAAGATATGACCCAGTTAGGCGTTTCTGCTGGTGATGTGATTACCGTCCAGTCACGTCGAGGTGAGGTCGGTATTCATGTGCGCCGAGATGATGGCACTCCAAAGGGTGTGATCTTTATTCCATTCGCCTACTATGAAGCTGCTGCCAATCTCATTACCAATCCTGCTTTAGATCCATTTGGCAAGATTCCGGAATTTAAGTATTGCGCGGTAAAGTTATCCAAAGGTGGTCAGGCCGCAGCGGTAATAGGTTATGGTACTAATGCCCCGAATGGACCAAAAGTGATGGCCAATAACTAG